One genomic window of Arachis stenosperma cultivar V10309 chromosome 10, arast.V10309.gnm1.PFL2, whole genome shotgun sequence includes the following:
- the LOC130957446 gene encoding uncharacterized protein LOC130957446 yields MSDRVLLKVYYFGQILLQTTEGVKFICENPLDVVIPFVISFEELKGVICEKIDSERARKISCMLYRYPIPVFGGFVQYQTKYVTDEASMQEMFSMYFENRSQISWIDMYVEFEQSEADRNILREDYDSDSEEEFESNYEFVAPNGGEDEGDAPMAPDVTEVANALGNEVPFEEPSFMRVLDLEAMHVPEFPEYMTAAENLIVEDSEFGVGMEFSSREAVIKAVKDYSIRRSVDYRVFESEPLTFYAKCTQYGSGCDWLIRVSLISRRYCWVIRRYNGSHTCTRATISQDHSKLDSITIAEAIKPLVEADPSLKVKSVIAEVQSKFNYTVSYRKAWLAKQKAVEKIFGGWEASYEALPIWFEAMCHKEPSAVVHFETMPAYQGDDLVADIRVMHRVFWSYYPCIRAFRHCKPIVQVDGTHLYGKYKGCLLVAVSQDGNNNIVPIAFAIVQGETSDAWHFFLSNLRQHVVTRDGVGLISDRHESINAAVERSNGAWSPPRAFHMFCIRHIESNFLRKFKAPYLQKLVVNIGYSRTVREYEVRYERLRERGEAYTNWLNRIPREQYALAFDGGYRWGHMTTNLVECINSVLKGARNLPITALVKATFYRLNELFTRKRAEAEARINAGHVFSEIVTSKLYANQLASGNIQVSCFDRQNEVFEVQEMPSGMEFAVDLRGLRCDCGEFQVDRISCRHVFACCANQRLDWQMYVHDVYKMDQVRRVYRARFRPLGNPATWPAYIGPRFIPNPYLRRVTKGRPRMTRFLNEMDTRMLRRPRRCTLCGAEGHSRSRCRQTGATNTNRSAP; encoded by the exons ATGAGTGATAGAGTATTACTAAAAGTATATTATTTTGGTCAGATCTTGTTACAAACGACTGAAGGAGttaaatttatttgtgaaaatccACTAGATGTTGTTATTCCCTTTGTTATCTCATTTGAAGAGTTGAAAGGTGTAATATGTGAAAAGATTGATTCTGAGAGGGCAAGAAAGATATCGTGTATGCTATACAGATATCCCATACCGGTGTTTGGTGGATTCGTCCAGTATCAAACCAAATATGTGACGGACGAAGCGAGCATGCAGGAGATGTTTTCAATGTATTTTGAAAATCGGTCCCAGATCTCGTGGATCGACATGTATGTTGAGTTCGAACAATCTGAGGCAGACCGGAATATTCTACGGGAAGATTATGATAGTGACAGTGAGGAAGAGTTTGAGAGCAACTATGAATTTGTTGCTCCAAATGGAGGTGAAGATGAAGGTGACGCACCCATGGCCCCAGATGTCACGGAAGTGGCAAATGCACTCGGGAACGAAGTTCCGTTTGAGGAGCCATCCTTCATGCGAGTTTTAGACCTGGAAGCCATGCATGTTCCAGAATTTCCAGAGTATATGACTGCAG CAGAAAATCTTATTGTGGAAGACAGTGAATTTGGTGTAGGTATGGAGTTCAGTTCAAGAGAAGCTGTTATTAAGGCGGTAAAAGACTATAGCATACGACGAAGCGTAGACTACCGGGTGTTTGAGTCTGAGCCGTTGACATTTTATGCCAAGTGTACACAATATGGGTCAGGGTGTGATTGGCTTATTAGGGTTAGCTTGATCAGCAGGAGGTACTGTTGGGTTATAAGGAGGTATAATGGTAGTCACACATGTACTAGAGCCACCATTTCACAGGATCATTCGAAGCTGGATTCTATCACAATTGCAGAAGCAATTAAGCCACTGGTTGAGGCGGACCCATCATTGAAGGTAAAATCGGTTATAGCTGAAGTCCAATCGAAGTTCAACTACACCGTCAGTTACCGGAAAGCATGGTTGGCTAAGCAAAAAGCagttgaaaaaatatttggtggTTGGGAGGCATCTTATGAAGCGTTGCCAATATGGTTTGAGGCCATGTGTCACAAGGAGCCATCAGCTGTTGTTCATTTTGAGACTATGCCTGCATATCAAGGCGATGACTTGGTGGCTGATATTCGTGTAATGCATCGTGTATTTTGGAGTTATTATCCTTGTATTAGGGCATTCAGACATTGTAAGCCAATTGTACAGGTGGATGGGACGCACTTATACGGAAAGTATAAGGGTTGTTTGCTTGTGGCAGTTTCACAGGATGGCAACAACAATATCGTCCCAATTGCATTTGCTATTGTGCAGGGAGAGACCTCTGATGCATGGCATTTTTTCCTTAGCAACCTTCGTCAACATGTTGTAACTCGTGACGGTGTGGGACTAATATCCGACAGGCACGAATCCATAAATGCGGCTGTGGAACGCAGTAACGGAGCGTGGTCACCTCCAAGAGCTTTTCATATGTTTTGCATCAGGCATATAGAGTCAAACTTCTTGAGAAAGTTCAAGGCACCGTACCTCCAAAAATTGGTCGTGAACATCG GATATTCTAGGACGGTGCGGGAGTATGAGGTGCGTTACGAGCGGTTACGGGAACGTGGTGAGGCGTACACAAACTGGTTAAACCGAATTCCTCGCGAGCAGTACGCATTGGCCTTCGACGGTGGGTATCGATGGGGGCACATGACAACGAATCTTGTGGAGTGCATTAATTCAGTTTTGAAGGGTGCACGCAATCTCCCCATAACTGCTCTTGTGAAGGCAACATTCTACAGGCTAAATGAGTTATTCACCCGAAAAAGAGCGGAGGCGGAAGCAAGGATCAATGCTGGGCATGTGTTCTCTGAAATCGTGACCTCCAAGTTGTATGCAAACCAACTTGCATCAGGAAATATTCAGGTTAGTTGCTTTGACCGCCAGAATGAGGTCTTTGAGGTTCAAGAGATGCCAAGTGGAATGGAGTTTGCAGTCGATCTACGTGGCCTACGATGTGACTGTGGTGAGTTCCAGGTGGACAGGATCTCCTGCAGACATGTATTCGCATGTTGCGCCAACCAGCGACTGGATTGGCAAATGTATGTACATGATGTGTATAAGATGGACCAAGTGAGGCGGGTGTACCGAGCAAGGTTTAGGCCGCTGGGTAATCCTGCTACATGGCCTGCTTACATAGGACCTAGGTTCATTCCGAATCCGTACCTAAGACGGGTGACGAAGGGTCGCCCAAGGATGACGCGTTTTCTGAATGAGATGGACACGCGGATGTTACGTCGTCCTAGGAGATGTACTTTATGTGGGGCTGAAGGACATAGTCGTAGCAGATGCCGTCAAACAGGTGCTACGAATACCAACAGAAGTGCCCCCTAG
- the LOC130957445 gene encoding uncharacterized protein LOC130957445, translating into MAGVAVLNPQDCLPTSRPRKPITSPSSSSSPKIPSPSPKSSRSSRTNPNRQKKSQIRPDTKQPIMVRFTILKRGEPLPQTTQLPKTEKTTSDAVAVRPKELIGGMYAGSCVASPPPSSVPVPIFVTKKIAAVSEATNELRKMLRLEFS; encoded by the coding sequence ATGGCTGGTGTCGCAGTTCTTAACCCCCAGGATTGTCTTCCAACTTCACGGCCCCGAAAGCCGATAACCTCcccctcctcttcttcttcacctaaaatTCCGAGTCCAAGTCCTAAATCTTCTCGAAGCTCCCGTACCAACCCCAACCGCCAGAAAAAGAGCCAGATCCGACCCGATACCAAACAGCCAATCATGGTCCGATTCACTATCTTAAAACGCGGGGAACCCCTTCCCCAAACCACGCAGCTTCCCAAAACCGAGAAGACCACCTCCGATGCGGTGGCCGTCCGTCCGAAAGAGTTAATTGGCGGGATGTACGCAGGGTCGTGTGTGGCCTCGCCGCCGCCTAGCTCGGTTCCGGTGCCGATTTTCGTGACGAAGAAAATCGCGGCGGTGAGTGAAGCGACGAACGAACTTAGGAAGATGCTGAGGTTGGAGTTCTCGTAG